In one Burkholderiales bacterium GJ-E10 genomic region, the following are encoded:
- a CDS encoding NADH dehydrogenase subunit C yields the protein MNGIGELAQRLRDGLGAQALSVDTALDEVTVTVRAADWREVSLRLRDDPQFGFEQLIDLCGIDYLEYGNGERGTLPGEGRFAVVMHLLSLANNRRVRVRAFCPSDDLPLVASLVEVWPAAGWYEREAFDLFGIVFEGNPDLRRILTDYGFVGYPFRRDFPVSGHVEMRYDPQLRRVIYQPVTIEPRENTPRVIREEHYAQDK from the coding sequence ATGAATGGAATCGGAGAACTTGCGCAACGCTTGCGCGACGGACTGGGCGCGCAGGCGCTGTCGGTCGATACAGCGCTCGACGAAGTGACCGTGACGGTTCGTGCTGCCGACTGGCGGGAGGTGTCGCTGCGGCTGCGCGATGACCCGCAATTCGGCTTCGAACAACTCATCGATCTGTGCGGGATCGACTATCTCGAATACGGCAACGGCGAGCGCGGCACGCTTCCCGGCGAGGGCCGGTTCGCGGTGGTGATGCATCTGCTGTCGCTGGCCAACAACCGGCGCGTGCGCGTGCGGGCGTTCTGCCCTTCCGACGACCTGCCGCTGGTTGCGTCGCTGGTCGAGGTATGGCCGGCGGCCGGTTGGTACGAGCGCGAAGCGTTTGACCTCTTCGGCATCGTTTTCGAGGGCAACCCCGATCTGCGCCGTATCCTCACGGATTACGGTTTCGTCGGATATCCGTTCCGGCGCGATTTCCCGGTTTCCGGACACGTCGAGATGCGCTACGACCCGCAGTTGCGGCGCGTGATCTACCAGCCGGTGACCATCGAGCCGCGCGAGAACACGCCGCGCGTGATCCGCGAAGAGCATTACGCGCAGGATAAGTGA
- a CDS encoding NADH dehydrogenase subunit D translates to MAEIRNYTLNFGPQHPSAHGVLRLVLELDGEVIRRADPHIGLLHRATEKLAETRTYLQSVPYMDRLDYVSMMCNEHAYVMTIERMLGIEVPIRAQYIRVMYDEITRLLNHLLWIGGHALDVGAMAVFLYAFREREDLFDMYEAASGARMHAAYYRPGGVYRDLPDAMPQYRTDQGWSEGDARRRNENRQGSLLDFIDDFTRRFPALVDEYETLLTDNRIWKQRLVGIGVVEPEKALAWGFTGPMLRGSGVAWDLRKKQPYEVYDRLDFDIPVGKTGDSYDRYLVRVEEMRQSNRIIQQCVAWLRANPGPVITDNHKVAPPDRVGMKTNMEELIHHFKLFSEGFHVPPGEAYAAVEHPKGEFGIYLVSDGANKPYRLKIRAPGFAHLQGLDEMARGHMIADAVTIIGTQDIVFGEIDR, encoded by the coding sequence ATGGCGGAAATTCGGAATTACACCCTGAACTTTGGTCCGCAGCATCCGTCGGCGCACGGGGTGCTGCGCCTGGTGCTGGAACTCGACGGCGAGGTGATCCGCCGCGCCGATCCGCATATCGGACTCCTGCACCGCGCGACCGAGAAGCTTGCCGAGACGCGCACCTACCTGCAGTCCGTGCCCTACATGGACCGCCTCGACTACGTCTCGATGATGTGCAACGAGCACGCCTACGTCATGACGATCGAGCGCATGCTGGGCATCGAAGTGCCGATCCGTGCGCAGTACATCCGCGTGATGTACGACGAGATCACCCGCCTGCTGAATCACCTGCTGTGGATCGGCGGCCATGCGCTCGACGTCGGCGCGATGGCGGTGTTCCTCTACGCGTTCCGGGAGCGCGAGGACCTCTTCGACATGTACGAGGCGGCCTCGGGCGCGCGCATGCACGCGGCGTATTACCGGCCCGGCGGCGTGTACCGCGATCTGCCGGATGCGATGCCGCAGTACCGCACCGACCAGGGCTGGTCCGAAGGCGATGCGCGGCGGCGCAACGAGAACCGCCAGGGTTCGCTGCTCGATTTCATCGATGATTTCACGCGGCGCTTCCCGGCCCTCGTCGATGAATACGAGACGCTGCTCACCGACAATCGGATCTGGAAACAGCGGTTGGTCGGAATCGGCGTGGTCGAACCGGAAAAGGCCCTGGCCTGGGGGTTCACCGGCCCGATGCTGCGCGGCTCGGGGGTCGCATGGGATCTGCGCAAGAAGCAGCCCTACGAGGTCTACGACCGCCTCGACTTCGACATTCCGGTGGGCAAGACCGGCGACAGCTATGACCGCTACCTCGTGCGGGTCGAGGAGATGCGGCAGAGCAACCGCATCATCCAGCAGTGCGTCGCCTGGCTGCGCGCCAATCCGGGCCCGGTCATCACCGACAACCACAAGGTCGCACCGCCCGACCGGGTTGGAATGAAGACCAACATGGAAGAGCTGATCCACCATTTCAAGCTTTTTTCGGAAGGCTTCCATGTGCCGCCGGGCGAAGCGTATGCGGCGGTGGAGCACCCGAAGGGCGAATTCGGCATCTACCTCGTGAGCGACGGCGCCAACAAGCCGTATCGCCTCAAGATCCGCGCGCCCGGGTTTGCGCATTTGCAGGGGTTGGACGAAATGGCGCGTGGCCACATGATTGCCGATGCGGTGACGATCATCGGCACCCAGGACATCGTGTTCGGGGAGATCGACCGATGA
- a CDS encoding triose-phosphate isomerase: protein MSMRRKLVAANWKMNGSRAENARWLHAFRDALPACETVVCPPFVYLSQVVEGLGGTAAEAGAQNCSDRTTGAWTGEVAAEMLVDAGAKWVIVGHSERRAAYGEGDDLVGGKAARAFAAGLRPIVCVGETLAQREAGRTQEVVAAQLDAVLAHCTPAQLVGGAIAYEPVWAIGTGRTATPEQAQEVHAAIRARLAARDAGAADATRLLYGGSVKPGNAAELFRQPDIDGGLIGGASLVAADFLAICAAAI, encoded by the coding sequence ATGAGCATGCGTCGCAAGCTGGTCGCAGCCAACTGGAAGATGAACGGCAGCCGTGCGGAAAACGCCCGCTGGCTGCATGCGTTCCGCGACGCGCTGCCCGCGTGCGAAACGGTGGTGTGTCCGCCGTTCGTCTATCTGTCCCAGGTGGTCGAAGGTCTGGGTGGAACGGCGGCCGAGGCCGGTGCGCAGAATTGCAGCGACCGGACGACCGGCGCCTGGACCGGCGAGGTGGCCGCCGAGATGCTCGTGGATGCCGGCGCGAAGTGGGTGATCGTCGGGCATTCGGAGCGCCGGGCCGCATACGGCGAGGGCGACGATCTGGTCGGCGGCAAGGCCGCCCGCGCGTTTGCCGCGGGCTTGCGCCCGATCGTCTGCGTGGGGGAGACCCTGGCGCAGCGCGAAGCCGGCCGGACGCAGGAGGTCGTTGCCGCGCAGCTCGATGCGGTGCTGGCGCATTGCACGCCCGCGCAACTGGTCGGCGGCGCCATTGCCTATGAACCGGTCTGGGCGATCGGAACCGGGCGCACGGCGACGCCGGAACAGGCCCAGGAGGTCCACGCCGCGATCCGTGCGCGCCTGGCGGCACGGGATGCGGGAGCGGCGGATGCGACGCGCCTGCTGTACGGCGGCAGCGTCAAGCCCGGCAACGCTGCGGAGCTTTTCCGGCAGCCGGATATCGACGGCGGCCTGATCGGTGGGGCATCACTGGTTGCGGCGGACTTTCTCGCCATTTGCGCGGCCGCGATCTGA
- a CDS encoding NADH dehydrogenase subunit H — protein MVAEFQSWALGLVAASWWPPVWTVIWILIKALLITLPILGAVAYLTLWERKLIGWMHIRLGPNRVGPAGLLQPIADAIKLLTKEVIAPAQADKALYFLSPVIVLVPALAAWAVIPFGPGLVLANVNAGLLYVMAVTSLGIYGVIIAGWASNSKYAFLGALRASAQMVSYELAMGFVLVGVLLVSGSLNMTAIVDGQNTGWFAAHGLTFLSWNWLPLLPLFGIYVISATAETNRHPFDVVEGESEIVAGHMIEYSGMTFALFFLGEYANMILLAAMSAVMFLGGWAAPVDLGKLMGLHTPGWWHDGLSNWFWLLAKIFGGSSMYIWIRATFPRYRYDQIMRLGWKIFIPVTLVWLVVIAVWMQSPWNIWTGAR, from the coding sequence ATGGTGGCCGAATTCCAATCCTGGGCGCTGGGGCTGGTGGCGGCGAGCTGGTGGCCGCCGGTCTGGACGGTGATCTGGATCCTGATCAAGGCACTGCTCATCACCCTGCCCATCCTCGGCGCGGTGGCCTACCTAACCCTCTGGGAGCGCAAGCTCATCGGCTGGATGCACATCCGCCTCGGACCCAACCGGGTCGGCCCGGCGGGCCTGCTGCAGCCGATCGCCGATGCGATCAAGCTCCTGACCAAGGAGGTCATCGCCCCCGCGCAGGCCGACAAGGCACTCTATTTCCTGTCGCCGGTGATCGTGCTGGTGCCGGCACTTGCCGCCTGGGCGGTGATTCCGTTCGGCCCCGGCCTGGTGCTCGCCAACGTGAACGCAGGTCTGCTCTACGTGATGGCGGTGACCTCGTTGGGGATCTACGGCGTGATCATCGCCGGCTGGGCGTCGAACTCGAAGTACGCCTTTCTCGGCGCGCTGCGCGCCTCCGCGCAGATGGTGTCGTACGAGCTCGCCATGGGGTTCGTGCTGGTCGGCGTGCTGCTCGTTTCGGGCTCGCTCAACATGACCGCGATCGTCGACGGGCAGAACACCGGGTGGTTCGCCGCCCACGGCCTGACCTTCCTCTCCTGGAACTGGCTGCCGCTGCTGCCCCTCTTCGGCATCTACGTCATTTCGGCGACGGCGGAGACCAACCGCCATCCGTTCGACGTGGTCGAAGGCGAATCCGAGATCGTCGCCGGGCACATGATCGAATATTCCGGCATGACGTTCGCGCTCTTTTTCCTCGGCGAATACGCCAACATGATCCTGCTCGCCGCCATGAGCGCCGTCATGTTCCTCGGCGGATGGGCGGCGCCGGTCGACCTCGGCAAGCTGATGGGCCTGCACACCCCGGGGTGGTGGCACGACGGCCTGTCCAACTGGTTCTGGCTGCTTGCGAAGATTTTCGGCGGCTCGTCCATGTACATCTGGATTCGCGCCACCTTTCCGCGATATCGCTATGACCAGATCATGCGTCTGGGCTGGAAGATCTTCATTCCGGTCACGCTGGTATGGCTGGTGGTGATTGCGGTATGGATGCAGTCGCCGTGGAACATCTGGACCGGGGCCCGGTAA
- a CDS encoding NADH-quinone oxidoreductase subunit A yields the protein MDLGTYLPVLIFLVVGAVIGVAPMALGALVGPHRPDPEKLSPYECGFEAFEDARMKFDVRYYLVAILFILFDLEVAFLFPWAASVGSLGHWSVGFWSMMIFLGILTVGFLYEWKKGALEWE from the coding sequence GTGGATCTCGGGACCTATCTTCCGGTACTGATCTTTCTCGTCGTCGGCGCCGTGATCGGCGTGGCACCGATGGCGCTCGGCGCATTGGTCGGCCCGCATCGCCCGGATCCGGAGAAGCTCTCGCCCTACGAGTGCGGATTCGAAGCGTTCGAGGACGCACGCATGAAGTTCGACGTGCGCTATTACCTCGTTGCCATCCTCTTCATCCTCTTCGATCTGGAAGTCGCATTCCTGTTTCCCTGGGCCGCGTCCGTCGGTTCGCTGGGGCACTGGAGCGTAGGCTTCTGGTCGATGATGATCTTTCTCGGCATCCTCACCGTGGGGTTCCTCTACGAGTGGAAGAAGGGTGCGCTCGAATGGGAATGA
- a CDS encoding NADH-quinone oxidoreductase chain F (NADH dehydrogenase I, chain F. NDH-1, chain F) yields MSDRVTFHGRHINPILLADLDGSNWRLRDYERRGGYAALRRILSEGMAPDAVVAELKKSALRGRGGAGFSTGMKWSFMPKNVPGPKYIVCNSDEGEPGTFKDRDLLRYNPHAVIEGMIIGGYAIGATAGYNYIHGEIWDVYERFQEALDEAYAAGLLGRNILGSEFSFDCYTTHGWGAYICGEETALLESIEGKKGQPRFKPPFPALVGLYGRPTTINNTETFAAVPWIFRNSGDAFLALGKPNNGGTKIFSVSGDVQRPGNYEVPLGTPFATLLELAGGMRGGAIKAVIPGGSSMPVLPGAVMMDLTLDYETIAKAGSMLGSGAVIVMNDTRCMVRCLERLSYFYQNESCGQCTPCREGTGWLYRVMHRIEHGQGRPEDIDLLDSVAENIQGRTICALGDAAAMPVRSFIKHFRAEFEHHIEHKQCLVPDYV; encoded by the coding sequence ATGAGCGATCGGGTCACCTTTCACGGGCGCCACATCAATCCCATCCTGCTCGCCGATCTGGACGGAAGCAACTGGCGCCTGCGCGACTATGAACGCCGCGGCGGCTACGCGGCGCTGCGCCGCATCCTCAGCGAGGGCATGGCGCCGGACGCCGTCGTGGCGGAACTGAAGAAGTCCGCGCTGCGCGGACGCGGCGGCGCGGGGTTCTCGACCGGCATGAAGTGGAGCTTCATGCCCAAGAACGTGCCGGGGCCGAAGTACATCGTCTGCAATTCCGACGAAGGTGAGCCGGGCACGTTCAAGGACCGCGATCTGCTGCGCTACAACCCACACGCGGTGATCGAGGGCATGATCATCGGCGGCTATGCCATCGGCGCGACGGCGGGCTACAACTATATCCACGGCGAGATCTGGGACGTCTACGAACGCTTCCAGGAGGCGCTCGACGAAGCCTACGCGGCCGGACTGCTCGGCAGGAACATCCTCGGTTCGGAGTTCTCATTCGACTGCTACACGACCCACGGCTGGGGTGCATACATCTGTGGCGAGGAAACGGCGCTGCTCGAGTCGATCGAGGGAAAGAAGGGGCAACCCCGCTTCAAGCCGCCGTTCCCGGCGCTGGTCGGTCTCTACGGCCGCCCGACCACGATCAACAACACCGAGACTTTCGCCGCCGTACCGTGGATCTTCCGCAACAGCGGCGACGCCTTCCTGGCCCTGGGCAAACCCAACAACGGCGGGACCAAGATCTTCTCGGTTTCGGGCGACGTGCAGCGTCCCGGCAATTACGAAGTGCCCCTCGGCACGCCGTTCGCGACGCTGCTCGAACTCGCGGGCGGCATGCGCGGCGGCGCGATCAAGGCGGTGATTCCCGGCGGTTCGTCGATGCCCGTGCTGCCTGGCGCGGTGATGATGGACCTGACGCTCGACTACGAGACGATCGCCAAGGCCGGATCGATGCTCGGATCGGGCGCGGTGATCGTGATGAACGACACCCGTTGCATGGTGCGCTGCCTGGAGCGGCTGTCGTATTTCTACCAGAACGAGTCCTGCGGCCAGTGCACGCCCTGCCGCGAGGGTACGGGCTGGCTGTATCGGGTGATGCACCGGATCGAGCACGGGCAGGGACGCCCGGAGGACATCGATCTGCTCGATTCCGTGGCGGAGAACATCCAGGGACGCACCATCTGTGCGCTGGGCGACGCGGCAGCGATGCCGGTGCGCTCCTTCATCAAGCATTTCCGGGCCGAGTTCGAGCACCACATCGAACACAAGCAGTGCCTGGTACCGGACTACGTGTGA
- a CDS encoding NADH-ubiquinone/plastoquinone oxidoreductase chain 6 encodes MDPTTALFAVFSACTLVSALRVITARNPMHAVLYLVLAFFSTACLWMLLKAEFLAITLVLVYVGAVMVLFLFVVMMLDIHIDRSRAGFWRHLPLAAVVGVAIALQLWLVLANGTWQTMAPAATGVAKIGNTKALGMLTFTQYVFPLQIAGAILLVAIIAAIAITLRRRTDALHQNPGWQVRIRRKDRVHLVKMPATPPAGQGADVAVAAAEAKEG; translated from the coding sequence ATGGATCCGACCACAGCCCTTTTCGCCGTTTTCTCCGCCTGCACGCTGGTCTCCGCGTTGCGGGTCATCACCGCCCGCAATCCGATGCACGCGGTGCTCTACCTGGTTCTGGCGTTCTTCTCGACCGCCTGCCTGTGGATGCTGCTCAAGGCGGAATTCCTCGCCATCACGCTGGTGCTGGTCTACGTCGGCGCGGTGATGGTGCTGTTCCTCTTCGTGGTGATGATGCTCGACATCCACATCGACCGCAGCCGTGCCGGCTTCTGGCGGCATCTGCCGCTGGCGGCGGTGGTCGGCGTGGCCATCGCCCTGCAGCTCTGGCTGGTGCTCGCCAACGGCACCTGGCAGACCATGGCGCCCGCGGCCACCGGCGTCGCGAAGATCGGCAACACCAAGGCGCTGGGAATGCTGACGTTCACCCAGTACGTGTTCCCGCTGCAGATCGCCGGCGCCATCCTGCTGGTGGCGATCATTGCCGCGATCGCGATCACCCTGCGGCGCCGCACCGACGCCCTGCACCAGAACCCGGGCTGGCAGGTGCGGATCCGGCGCAAGGATCGTGTCCATCTGGTCAAGATGCCGGCGACGCCGCCGGCGGGACAGGGTGCCGATGTGGCCGTGGCCGCGGCCGAAGCGAAGGAGGGATGA
- a CDS encoding NADH dehydrogenase subunit E: protein MPAPRRLSEAALQRIERETRKFPPEQRQSAVIPALAIAQDEFGWLSTETIEEVANLLGMPPVAAYEVATFYHMFHRAPVGRNKITLCTNLPCALSGAGRAAARLKERLGIDFGETTADGCFTLVEGECLGACGDAPVLLHNNKRMCSFLDDDKKIDALIESLRAEGAASDGEGGV from the coding sequence GTGCCCGCGCCGCGGCGCCTGTCGGAGGCAGCGCTGCAGCGGATCGAGCGCGAGACGAGGAAGTTTCCGCCGGAACAGCGGCAGTCGGCCGTGATCCCCGCGCTGGCCATTGCGCAGGACGAGTTCGGCTGGCTGTCGACCGAGACCATCGAGGAAGTGGCCAACCTGCTGGGCATGCCGCCGGTGGCGGCCTATGAGGTGGCGACCTTCTATCACATGTTCCATCGCGCTCCGGTCGGGCGCAACAAGATCACCTTGTGCACCAACCTTCCCTGCGCGCTGTCGGGCGCGGGGCGGGCGGCGGCACGCCTGAAGGAGCGTCTTGGCATCGATTTCGGCGAGACCACCGCCGACGGCTGCTTCACGCTGGTGGAAGGCGAGTGCCTGGGAGCCTGCGGCGACGCGCCGGTGCTCCTGCACAACAACAAGCGGATGTGCAGTTTCCTGGACGATGACAAGAAGATCGATGCGCTGATCGAATCCTTGCGCGCCGAGGGGGCCGCTTCGGACGGCGAGGGGGGTGTATGA
- a CDS encoding NADH dehydrogenase subunit B, with amino-acid sequence MAIEGKLEQGFITTSADAVINWARTGSLWPMTFGLACCAVEMMHAGAARYDLDRFGVVFRPSPRQSDLMIVAGTLCNKMAPALRKVYDQMPEPRWVISMGSCANGGGYYHYSYSVVRGCDRIVPVDIYVPGCPPTAEALLYGVIQLQNKIRRTNTIAR; translated from the coding sequence GTGGCTATCGAAGGCAAGCTCGAACAGGGTTTCATCACGACCAGCGCCGACGCGGTCATCAACTGGGCCCGGACCGGCTCGTTGTGGCCGATGACGTTCGGCCTGGCCTGCTGCGCGGTGGAGATGATGCACGCCGGCGCGGCGCGGTACGACCTCGACCGGTTCGGCGTCGTGTTTCGCCCGAGTCCGCGTCAGTCCGATCTCATGATCGTCGCCGGAACCCTATGCAACAAGATGGCTCCGGCGCTGCGCAAGGTCTACGACCAGATGCCCGAGCCGCGCTGGGTGATCTCGATGGGATCGTGCGCGAATGGCGGGGGGTATTACCACTATTCCTACTCGGTGGTCCGCGGCTGCGATCGCATCGTGCCCGTGGACATCTATGTGCCCGGGTGCCCGCCGACCGCGGAAGCCCTGCTCTACGGGGTGATCCAGTTGCAGAACAAGATCCGCCGCACGAACACCATCGCCCGGTGA
- a CDS encoding NADH-ubiquinone oxidoreductase subunit G, translating into MIEIEIDGRKVSVPQGGTVMDAANAAGIFVPHFCYHRKLSIAANCRMCLVEVEKAPKPLPACATPATPGMIVRTASERARQAQRSVMEFLLINHPLDCPICDQGGECQLQDLAVGYGGSASRYREEKRVVVHKQIGPLVSAEEMARCIHCTRCVRFGQEIAGVMELGMAGHGEHSEILTFVGRSVDSELSGNMIDVCPVGALTSKPFRYRARTWELARRRSISPHDSLGSNLVLQLKQRDVVRVVPLENEAVNECWISDRDRFSYEGLAAERLTRPMIRRDGVLREVTWPEALEYTANLLERVRDAHGGAAIGALAAGGSTAEELHLLGRFVRGLGSESIDFRVRQSDFRADAVRRGAPWLGMPVADINGLDRLLLVGSFLRQDHPLLAARVRKAAGAGARVHVLHAADENLLLRAAGKRIAAPSQWVRALAQLAVAVARARSLPDPVSGVEPDAWAAAAAQDLGSGERVALLAGNAAVQHPDAARIQAWMQWIAEAVGGRFGVIGEAANSVGGYLAGATPGPGGRNARTMFEEPMAGYLLWGLEPELDCADPAQARRALQRAEAVVAFSAYRSDALLEIAHAVLPIATFAETAGTFVNCEGRAQSFQGVTVPPGEARPGWKVLRVLADQFGFDGFGYDTPEEVRADALPSQARMPLDNGFATGDLLSGAASAPDGAAERLADVPLYFTDAIVRRAEALQKTVQARAPQVRANAATLARFGVEPGAAVRVRQGEATAVLPCAVDAALADGVVRVSAGHADTAGLGPMFGPIHLECA; encoded by the coding sequence ATGATCGAGATCGAAATCGACGGCCGGAAAGTCTCGGTGCCCCAAGGCGGCACCGTCATGGATGCCGCCAACGCCGCGGGCATCTTCGTGCCGCACTTCTGCTACCACCGCAAGCTGTCGATCGCGGCGAACTGCCGGATGTGCCTGGTCGAGGTCGAGAAGGCGCCCAAGCCCCTGCCGGCCTGCGCCACGCCCGCGACGCCCGGCATGATCGTGCGCACGGCGAGCGAACGCGCCCGCCAGGCGCAGCGCTCGGTGATGGAGTTCCTGCTCATCAACCACCCGCTCGACTGCCCGATCTGCGATCAGGGCGGGGAGTGCCAGCTGCAGGACCTGGCGGTGGGATACGGCGGCAGCGCATCGCGCTATCGCGAGGAGAAGCGGGTCGTCGTGCACAAGCAGATCGGACCGCTGGTCTCCGCCGAGGAGATGGCCCGCTGCATCCATTGCACCCGCTGCGTACGCTTCGGCCAGGAGATCGCCGGGGTGATGGAACTGGGCATGGCCGGCCACGGCGAACATTCGGAAATCCTGACCTTCGTCGGCCGCAGCGTCGATTCCGAACTCTCCGGCAACATGATCGACGTCTGTCCCGTCGGCGCGCTGACGAGCAAGCCGTTCCGCTATCGCGCGCGCACCTGGGAACTGGCCCGGCGCCGTTCGATCAGCCCGCACGACAGCCTCGGATCGAACCTCGTGCTGCAGCTCAAGCAGCGCGACGTGGTGCGCGTCGTTCCCCTCGAGAACGAGGCGGTCAACGAATGCTGGATTTCGGACCGCGACCGCTTTTCCTACGAAGGGCTGGCCGCGGAACGCCTGACGCGTCCGATGATCCGCCGCGACGGCGTGCTGCGCGAGGTCACCTGGCCCGAGGCGCTGGAATACACCGCCAATCTGCTTGAACGGGTGCGCGATGCGCACGGCGGCGCGGCGATTGGCGCCCTGGCCGCCGGCGGGTCGACCGCCGAAGAGCTGCATCTGTTGGGCAGGTTCGTGCGCGGCCTGGGATCGGAGAGCATCGACTTCCGCGTCCGCCAGAGCGACTTCCGGGCGGATGCCGTGCGACGGGGCGCGCCCTGGCTGGGAATGCCGGTGGCGGACATCAACGGTCTCGACCGGCTGCTGCTCGTCGGCTCGTTCCTGCGCCAGGACCATCCGCTGTTGGCGGCGCGGGTGCGCAAGGCGGCGGGGGCAGGCGCCCGCGTGCATGTCCTGCACGCCGCCGACGAGAATCTGCTGTTGCGGGCCGCGGGAAAGCGCATTGCCGCGCCCTCGCAGTGGGTCCGGGCGCTTGCCCAGCTCGCCGTGGCGGTGGCGCGTGCCCGATCGCTGCCGGACCCGGTCTCCGGCGTCGAGCCCGATGCCTGGGCGGCCGCCGCTGCGCAGGACCTCGGTTCCGGCGAGCGTGTCGCGCTGCTGGCCGGCAACGCCGCCGTGCAGCATCCCGACGCGGCACGGATCCAGGCATGGATGCAGTGGATCGCCGAGGCGGTGGGTGGGCGTTTCGGCGTGATCGGCGAAGCGGCCAACAGCGTCGGCGGCTATCTGGCCGGCGCCACGCCGGGGCCCGGCGGGCGCAATGCGCGCACGATGTTCGAGGAGCCGATGGCCGGCTACCTGCTCTGGGGACTCGAGCCCGAACTCGATTGCGCCGACCCGGCGCAGGCGCGGCGCGCGCTGCAGCGCGCGGAGGCGGTGGTTGCGTTCTCGGCATACCGCAGCGATGCCCTGCTCGAGATCGCACACGCGGTGCTGCCGATCGCCACCTTTGCCGAGACGGCGGGAACCTTCGTGAACTGTGAAGGGCGGGCGCAGAGCTTCCAGGGAGTCACCGTGCCGCCGGGCGAAGCGCGGCCGGGATGGAAGGTGCTGCGGGTTCTGGCCGACCAGTTCGGCTTCGACGGCTTCGGCTACGACACGCCCGAGGAGGTGCGCGCCGATGCGCTGCCGTCCCAGGCCCGGATGCCGCTCGACAACGGGTTCGCCACGGGGGACCTGCTGTCCGGCGCGGCGAGTGCGCCGGACGGCGCTGCCGAGCGGCTTGCCGACGTCCCGCTCTATTTCACCGACGCCATCGTGCGCCGGGCCGAGGCCCTGCAGAAGACGGTCCAGGCACGTGCGCCCCAGGTTCGCGCCAATGCGGCGACGCTGGCGCGCTTCGGTGTCGAACCCGGAGCCGCGGTGCGGGTGCGGCAGGGCGAGGCGACGGCGGTGCTGCCCTGTGCCGTCGACGCCGCGCTGGCGGACGGCGTCGTGCGGGTGTCCGCCGGTCATGCGGATACGGCCGGACTGGGACCGATGTTCGGACCGATTCATCTGGAGTGCGCGTAA
- a CDS encoding NADH dehydrogenase subunit I, which yields MQRLLEFFDSLLLRELFKGFALTGRYLFARKITVLYPEQKTPASPRFRGLHALRRYDNGEERCIACKLCEAVCPALAITIEAEPRADGTRRTTRYDIDLTKCIFCGFCEESCPVDSIVETHHTEYHGERRGDLLFTKEMLLAVGDRYEKEIARAREADARYR from the coding sequence ATGCAACGCCTGCTCGAATTCTTCGATTCCCTGCTCCTGCGGGAACTGTTCAAGGGCTTCGCGCTCACGGGCAGGTACCTGTTCGCGCGCAAGATCACCGTCCTGTATCCGGAGCAGAAGACGCCGGCATCGCCGCGCTTCCGCGGCCTGCACGCGCTGCGCCGCTATGACAACGGCGAGGAGCGCTGCATCGCCTGCAAGCTTTGCGAGGCGGTGTGTCCCGCGCTGGCGATCACGATCGAGGCGGAACCCCGTGCCGACGGCACGCGCCGCACCACGCGCTACGACATCGACCTGACGAAGTGCATCTTCTGCGGCTTTTGCGAGGAGAGCTGCCCCGTCGATTCGATCGTCGAGACGCACCACACGGAATACCACGGCGAACGCCGCGGCGACCTCCTGTTCACCAAGGAGATGCTGCTCGCCGTCGGCGACCGCTACGAAAAAGAAATCGCACGCGCCCGCGAGGCGGACGCGCGGTATCGCTGA
- a CDS encoding preprotein translocase subunit SecG — MGWLGNLLIVVQVLCAVAVVILVLLQHGKGADMGAAFGGGASGSLFGATGSANFLSRSTAVAATIFFIATIGLAYTSTSLRGGHEASGGVMSGYHPTGDGAAVPAAPTGTKNGGAAVPQNGNAANAGKEKSTEIPK, encoded by the coding sequence ATGGGGTGGCTGGGAAATCTGTTGATCGTCGTCCAGGTGCTGTGCGCGGTCGCGGTCGTCATTCTGGTCCTGCTGCAGCATGGCAAGGGCGCCGACATGGGCGCGGCCTTCGGCGGCGGGGCGTCAGGAAGCCTGTTCGGTGCCACCGGATCGGCAAACTTCCTGTCCCGCAGCACGGCGGTGGCTGCGACGATTTTCTTCATTGCAACGATCGGGCTCGCGTACACCTCTACGTCGCTGCGGGGTGGCCACGAGGCCTCCGGCGGCGTGATGAGCGGGTACCACCCGACCGGCGATGGGGCGGCCGTGCCGGCGGCGCCGACCGGTACGAAGAACGGCGGCGCGGCGGTGCCGCAGAATGGCAACGCCGCCAACGCGGGGAAAGAGAAAAGCACGGAGATTCCGAAGTAG